The proteins below come from a single Azospirillum thermophilum genomic window:
- the ahpC gene encoding alkyl hydroperoxide reductase subunit C → MSLINTEIKPFKATAFKNGKFIDVTDADLKGKWSVVFFYPADFTFVCPTELEDLADNYAEFQKLGVEIYSVSTDTHFCHKAWHDTSPAIQKIQYTMVGDPTGTITRNFEVMIEEVGLADRGTFVVDPNGKIQIVEITAGGVGRSATELLRKVKAAQYVASHPGEVCPAKWEEGQKTLAPSLDLVGKI, encoded by the coding sequence ATGTCCTTGATCAACACCGAGATTAAGCCGTTTAAGGCCACCGCCTTCAAGAATGGCAAGTTCATCGATGTGACCGATGCCGATCTGAAGGGCAAGTGGTCGGTTGTGTTCTTCTATCCGGCCGATTTCACCTTCGTCTGCCCGACCGAGCTCGAGGATCTGGCCGACAACTACGCCGAGTTCCAGAAGCTGGGCGTCGAGATCTACAGCGTGTCGACCGACACCCACTTCTGTCACAAGGCCTGGCACGACACCTCGCCGGCGATCCAGAAGATCCAGTACACCATGGTCGGCGACCCGACCGGCACCATCACCCGCAACTTCGAGGTGATGATCGAGGAGGTCGGCCTGGCCGACCGCGGCACCTTCGTCGTCGACCCGAACGGCAAGATCCAGATCGTCGAGATCACCGCCGGCGGCGTCGGCCGCAGCGCCACCGAGCTGCTGCGCAAGGTGAAGGCCGCCCAGTACGTCGCCTCGCACCCGGGCGAGGTCTGCCCGGCCAAGTGGGAGGAGGGCCAGAAGACCCTCGCCCCGTCGCTCGACCTGGTCGGCAAGATCTAA
- the ahpF gene encoding alkyl hydroperoxide reductase subunit F: protein MLDANLKTQLRGYLERISQPIELVASLDDGAKSQELQGLLEDIASLSDKITLVRRDDDARKPSFSIHRVGTDIAVRFAGLPMGHEFNSLVLALLQVGGHPSKESAELIEQIKDLDGDYRFETYFSLSCQNCPDVVQALNLMSALNPRIRHVAIDGALFPEEVEKRQVMAVPTVFLNGEPFAQGRMGLEQIVAKLDSGAVEREAAKIRTKAPFDVLVIGGGPAGASAAIYAARKGIRTGIAAERFGGQVLDTMAIENFISVPHTEGPKLAAALEQHVKDYEVDVMNLQRAEALVPAAVPGGLIEVRLAGGATLKSRTVILSTGARWRQMNVPGESEYRNKGVAYCPHCDGPLFKGKRVAVIGGGNSGVEAAIDLAGIVAQVTLIEFDSQLRADAVLQRKLHSLPNVTVVTSGQTTEVHGDGSKVTGLSYKDRNSGELKRIDLEGIFVQIGLVPNTEWLKGTIALTPRGEIEVDARGQTSVPGVFAAGDATTVPYKQIVIAMGEGSKAALSAFDYLIRTPAAEEPRAVAAAEAVG from the coding sequence ATGCTTGACGCAAATCTGAAGACCCAGCTGCGGGGCTATCTGGAGCGCATCAGCCAGCCGATCGAGCTGGTCGCCTCGCTCGACGACGGTGCCAAGTCGCAGGAACTGCAGGGGCTGCTCGAGGACATCGCGTCCCTGTCCGACAAGATCACGCTGGTGCGCCGCGACGACGACGCGCGCAAGCCGTCCTTCTCCATCCACCGCGTCGGCACCGACATCGCCGTGCGCTTCGCCGGCCTGCCGATGGGCCACGAATTCAACTCGCTCGTCCTCGCCCTGCTCCAGGTCGGCGGCCATCCGTCGAAGGAATCGGCCGAGCTGATCGAGCAGATCAAGGACCTCGACGGCGACTACCGCTTCGAGACCTATTTCTCGCTGTCCTGCCAGAACTGCCCCGACGTGGTGCAGGCGCTGAACCTGATGAGCGCGCTCAACCCGCGGATCCGGCATGTCGCCATCGACGGCGCCCTGTTCCCGGAGGAGGTCGAGAAGCGCCAGGTCATGGCCGTCCCGACCGTCTTCCTGAACGGCGAGCCGTTCGCCCAGGGCCGCATGGGGCTGGAGCAGATCGTCGCCAAGCTCGACAGCGGCGCCGTGGAGCGCGAGGCCGCCAAGATCCGGACCAAGGCGCCGTTCGACGTGCTGGTGATCGGCGGCGGCCCGGCCGGCGCCTCGGCCGCGATCTACGCCGCCCGCAAGGGCATCCGCACCGGCATCGCGGCGGAGCGCTTCGGCGGCCAGGTGCTCGACACCATGGCGATCGAGAACTTCATCTCCGTCCCGCACACCGAGGGGCCGAAGCTGGCCGCCGCGCTGGAGCAGCACGTCAAGGACTATGAGGTCGACGTGATGAACCTGCAGCGCGCCGAGGCGCTGGTCCCGGCCGCCGTGCCGGGCGGGCTGATCGAGGTGCGGCTGGCCGGCGGCGCCACGCTGAAGTCGCGGACCGTCATCCTGTCCACCGGCGCGCGCTGGCGGCAGATGAACGTCCCGGGCGAGAGCGAGTACCGCAACAAGGGCGTCGCCTACTGCCCGCACTGCGACGGCCCGCTGTTCAAGGGCAAGCGCGTGGCGGTGATCGGCGGCGGCAATTCCGGCGTCGAGGCGGCCATCGACCTCGCCGGCATCGTCGCCCAGGTGACGCTGATCGAGTTCGACAGCCAGCTCCGCGCCGACGCGGTGCTGCAGCGCAAGCTGCACTCCCTGCCGAACGTCACGGTCGTCACCTCGGGCCAGACGACCGAGGTCCATGGCGACGGCAGCAAGGTGACCGGCCTCAGCTACAAGGACCGCAACAGCGGCGAGCTGAAGCGGATCGACCTGGAGGGCATCTTCGTGCAGATCGGCCTCGTCCCCAACACCGAGTGGCTGAAGGGCACCATCGCCCTGACCCCGCGCGGCGAGATCGAGGTGGATGCCCGCGGCCAGACCTCCGTCCCCGGCGTGTTCGCCGCCGGCGACGCCACGACCGTGCCCTACAAGCAGATCGTGATCGCCATGGGCGAGGGGTCCAAGGCGGCGCTGTCGGCCTTCGATTACCTGATCCGCACCCCTGCGGCGGAAGAACCCCGCGCCGTCGCGGCGGCCGAAGCGGTCGGGTAA
- a CDS encoding sensor histidine kinase, with the protein MRWLMWLASRPTPPIGYGLAILAFLLALLMRLSLQGILPPGFPYLTFFPAVILTAFVAGTGPGILCALLSGFGAWIWFISPDEVLSTRPDKLLAISFYVFIVGIDIAIIHAMRRALQRLRAEMEVSARLADRQGTLFSELQHRVANNLTFVISLLTLQKNRIATEPDAAVSIFDSAVHRLGVMGRMHRRLHSPEALDQPIGTYIRALCDDLIEATGAANVICDVAADPVRLDLSQLTTLSLLLAELVTNSLKHAFPEGVRGTIYIELKRLDTKNVLLAVSDDGPGMPEGRPTGASLGTGIVRGLANQLDADLILPRTGESMTRLVFVA; encoded by the coding sequence ATGCGGTGGCTGATGTGGTTGGCATCCCGGCCGACTCCGCCGATCGGCTACGGCCTTGCGATCCTGGCCTTCCTGCTGGCACTGCTGATGCGCCTGTCTCTCCAGGGCATCCTGCCGCCCGGATTCCCCTACCTGACCTTCTTCCCGGCGGTGATCCTGACCGCCTTCGTCGCCGGCACCGGGCCGGGCATCCTGTGCGCCCTGCTGAGCGGGTTCGGCGCCTGGATCTGGTTCATCTCGCCGGACGAAGTACTCTCGACGCGACCGGATAAGCTGCTGGCGATCAGCTTCTATGTCTTCATCGTCGGCATCGATATCGCTATCATCCACGCGATGCGACGCGCTCTTCAACGGTTGCGCGCGGAGATGGAGGTGTCCGCCCGGCTCGCCGATCGGCAGGGCACCCTGTTCTCCGAGCTGCAGCACCGCGTCGCCAACAACCTGACCTTCGTGATCTCGCTCTTGACCTTGCAAAAGAACCGCATCGCCACCGAACCGGACGCCGCCGTGTCGATCTTCGATTCGGCCGTCCACCGCCTGGGCGTCATGGGCCGCATGCACCGCCGGCTGCACAGCCCGGAGGCGCTCGACCAGCCGATAGGCACCTATATCCGGGCGCTGTGCGACGACCTGATCGAGGCGACGGGCGCCGCCAACGTCATCTGCGACGTCGCGGCGGATCCCGTCCGGCTGGACCTGTCGCAGCTCACGACACTGTCGCTGCTGCTGGCGGAGCTGGTCACCAACTCCCTGAAGCACGCCTTCCCGGAGGGTGTGCGCGGCACGATCTACATCGAGCTGAAGCGGCTGGACACCAAGAACGTGCTGCTCGCCGTGTCGGACGACGGGCCGGGAATGCCGGAGGGCCGGCCGACCGGCGCCTCGCTCGGCACGGGGATCGTGCGGGGCCTCGCCAACCAGCTCGACGCCGACCTGATCCTTCCCCGCACCGGCGAGAGCATGACCCGGCTGGTGTTCGTGGCCTGA